One genomic region from Streptomyces sp. NBC_01304 encodes:
- the ruvX gene encoding Holliday junction resolvase RuvX: MSSLARRGRRLAIDVGDARIGVASCDPDGILATPVETVPGRDVPAAHRRLKQLVDEYEPIEVVVGLPRSLNGGEGPAAVKVRAFAAEMARGIAPVPVRLVDERMTTVTASQSLRASGVKSKKGRSVIDQAAAVVILQNALESERASGKAPGEGVEVVI; the protein is encoded by the coding sequence ATGTCTTCGCTGGCCCGTCGCGGGCGCCGTCTCGCGATCGACGTCGGGGACGCCCGGATCGGGGTCGCCTCGTGCGACCCCGACGGGATCCTCGCCACTCCGGTGGAGACCGTGCCGGGACGCGACGTCCCGGCCGCCCACCGGCGGCTCAAGCAGCTCGTTGACGAGTACGAACCCATCGAGGTCGTCGTCGGACTCCCTCGCTCCCTCAACGGGGGCGAGGGCCCGGCCGCCGTCAAGGTGCGTGCTTTCGCAGCGGAGATGGCGCGTGGCATCGCACCCGTTCCGGTGAGGCTCGTGGACGAGAGGATGACCACAGTGACGGCCAGTCAGAGCCTTCGCGCTTCGGGCGTGAAGTCCAAAAAGGGCCGATCCGTCATCGACCAGGCTGCCGCTGTGGTGATCCTTCAGAACGCTCTGGAGTCCGAACGGGCGTCAGGCAAGGCTCCGGGCGAGGGCGTCGAAGTGGTCATCTGA